From a single Couchioplanes caeruleus genomic region:
- a CDS encoding arabinofuranosidase catalytic domain-containing protein gives MVVSKIRRHHHHRRLLAVGAAVLIALGAGTAAAAAVIQPGQSAPVVGTGSGRCLTVANSSTTNGTQVQLWDCGGTAAQTWTYTSSKQLMVYGGKCLDASAQGTSNGTAVIIWDCNGQANQQWNVTSGGTITGVQSGRCLDANARGTANGTAIILWDCNGQANQQWTSPAGPPPTGGGPCDIYSSGGTPCVAAHSTVRALYRSYAGNLYQVRRSSDNATRNVGVLNAGGTADAAAQDSFCAGAACVITVVYDQSGRGNDLWYQGSSVVPGSSQSRPATATSESLTIGGAKAYSLSINPGNSYWRDGHATGVPTGSAPEGMYAVFSGTHVNNGCCFDYGNSETTRAADAAGAMDALNFGTQCWFGGCSGTGPWVQADLEWGLYPGGSQSWNPNQRAFTSKFVTATLKNNGTSRFAIKGSNAQSGSLNTLWDGALPPGYSPMKKQGAVILGSGGDCCKPGGGANLSAGTFYEGAMVAGYPSDATENAVQANVTAAGYR, from the coding sequence ATGGTCGTATCGAAAATCCGGCGTCACCACCACCACCGGCGGCTGCTCGCCGTGGGCGCCGCCGTCCTCATCGCCCTCGGTGCCGGCACCGCGGCGGCAGCGGCGGTCATCCAGCCGGGCCAGAGCGCCCCCGTCGTGGGCACCGGATCCGGACGCTGCCTGACCGTCGCGAACTCCAGCACGACCAACGGCACGCAGGTGCAGTTGTGGGACTGCGGCGGGACGGCCGCCCAGACCTGGACCTACACGTCGTCGAAGCAACTCATGGTGTACGGCGGCAAATGCCTGGACGCCTCGGCGCAGGGCACGAGCAACGGCACAGCGGTCATCATCTGGGACTGCAACGGGCAGGCCAACCAGCAGTGGAACGTCACCTCCGGCGGCACCATCACCGGCGTGCAGTCCGGCCGTTGCCTGGACGCCAACGCGCGCGGCACGGCCAACGGCACGGCCATCATCCTCTGGGACTGCAACGGGCAGGCCAACCAGCAGTGGACCTCGCCGGCCGGACCTCCGCCGACCGGCGGCGGCCCGTGCGACATCTACTCGTCCGGGGGTACGCCCTGCGTCGCCGCCCACAGCACCGTGCGCGCGCTCTACCGCTCGTACGCCGGCAACCTCTACCAGGTACGGCGCTCGTCCGACAATGCCACCCGCAACGTCGGCGTCCTGAACGCCGGTGGCACCGCCGACGCCGCGGCGCAGGACTCGTTCTGCGCCGGGGCCGCCTGCGTCATCACCGTCGTCTACGACCAGTCCGGGCGCGGGAACGACCTCTGGTACCAGGGATCGAGCGTGGTCCCCGGCTCCTCGCAGAGCCGCCCGGCGACCGCGACGTCCGAATCGCTGACCATCGGCGGCGCCAAGGCCTACTCGCTCTCCATCAACCCGGGTAACAGCTACTGGCGGGACGGCCACGCGACCGGCGTGCCGACCGGAAGCGCGCCCGAGGGAATGTACGCGGTCTTCAGCGGCACCCACGTCAACAACGGCTGCTGCTTCGACTACGGCAACAGCGAGACGACCCGGGCCGCCGATGCCGCCGGCGCCATGGACGCCCTCAACTTCGGTACGCAGTGCTGGTTCGGCGGCTGCTCCGGCACCGGGCCCTGGGTCCAGGCGGACCTCGAGTGGGGCCTCTACCCCGGTGGCAGCCAGTCCTGGAACCCGAACCAGCGGGCCTTCACCAGCAAGTTCGTCACGGCGACGCTCAAGAACAACGGGACGTCCCGCTTCGCCATCAAGGGCAGCAACGCCCAGTCCGGAAGCCTCAACACGCTCTGGGACGGCGCCCTGCCGCCCGGGTACAGCCCCATGAAGAAGCAGGGCGCCGTCATCCTCGGCAGCGGCGGCGACTGCTGCAAACCCGGCGGCGGAGCCAACCTCAGCGCCGGCACCTTCTACGAGGGAGCCATGGTCGCGGGCTACCCCTCCGACGCCACCGAGAACGCGGTGCAGGCCAACGTCACCGCGGCCGGTTACCGCTGA
- a CDS encoding cytochrome P450, translating to MTLTRRPTIRAPRAWPLLGHAWPLLRDPLGFVQSLPEYGDVVWIRLGPARAALVCDPRLTSAVLLDDRTFDKGGLLVERGREVVGNGVGTCPHDEHQRQRRLARPAFHPARLPHYAEGMRRQIATVLGGWRDGREIDVLGEMLTLTGGTVVEAMFAATSLPARTLATALDDFATVLAGIYRRMFLPAPLDRVPLPGNLRYRAARNRLRRTVGDLVADYRRTGTDRGDILSVLVGSQGPGFTDDEIHDQVVTLFLAGTESAASVLAWALHVLGERPDLETRLHREVDALNGDLPGPEDLPSLDLTGRIVTETLRVYPPGWLFTRRTTAATRLGEHDIPAGTTVAFSPYLMHHRADLFDDPERFDPDRWDGTSAGPPARGVFIPFGAGARKCLGDTFAMTEATLALAAITRRWRLRPVAGRPVRRTVDTTLRPRGLRMRLEAR from the coding sequence ATGACGCTGACACGCCGTCCCACCATCCGCGCACCTCGCGCCTGGCCGCTGCTGGGTCATGCCTGGCCGCTGCTGCGCGACCCGCTGGGCTTCGTGCAGAGCCTTCCGGAGTACGGCGACGTCGTCTGGATCCGCCTCGGGCCCGCCCGTGCGGCGCTCGTCTGCGATCCCCGGCTGACCAGCGCGGTGCTGCTGGACGACCGTACGTTCGACAAGGGTGGCCTGCTCGTCGAGCGCGGCCGGGAGGTGGTCGGCAACGGCGTCGGCACGTGCCCGCACGACGAGCACCAGCGGCAGCGCCGGCTGGCCCGCCCGGCCTTCCACCCCGCACGGCTCCCGCACTACGCCGAGGGGATGCGGCGCCAGATCGCCACGGTCCTCGGAGGGTGGCGCGACGGCCGGGAGATCGACGTGCTGGGTGAGATGCTGACGCTCACCGGCGGCACCGTCGTGGAGGCCATGTTCGCCGCCACCAGCCTGCCGGCGCGTACGCTCGCCACCGCGCTGGACGACTTCGCCACCGTGCTCGCCGGGATCTACCGCCGGATGTTCCTGCCCGCCCCGCTCGACCGGGTGCCGTTGCCCGGCAACCTGCGCTACCGGGCCGCCCGCAACCGGCTCCGCCGCACGGTCGGGGACCTCGTCGCCGACTACCGCCGTACCGGCACGGACCGCGGCGACATCCTCAGCGTGCTGGTCGGATCGCAGGGCCCCGGGTTCACCGACGACGAGATCCACGACCAGGTGGTGACGCTGTTCCTCGCCGGCACGGAGAGCGCGGCGAGCGTCCTGGCCTGGGCGCTGCACGTCCTCGGCGAACGCCCCGACCTGGAGACCCGGCTGCACCGGGAGGTGGACGCGCTGAACGGGGACCTGCCCGGCCCCGAGGACCTGCCGTCGCTGGACCTGACCGGCCGCATCGTCACCGAGACGCTGCGCGTGTACCCGCCCGGCTGGCTGTTCACCCGGCGCACCACCGCCGCCACCCGGCTGGGCGAGCACGACATCCCCGCGGGGACGACCGTCGCGTTCAGCCCGTACCTGATGCACCACCGCGCCGACCTGTTCGACGACCCGGAACGCTTCGACCCCGACCGCTGGGACGGTACGAGCGCCGGCCCGCCCGCCCGGGGTGTCTTCATCCCGTTCGGCGCGGGCGCCCGCAAGTGCCTGGGCGACACCTTCGCGATGACCGAGGCGACGCTGGCGCTCGCGGCGATCACCCGGCGGTGGCGGCTGCGCCCCGTAGCCGGCCGTCCGGTGCGCCGTACGGTCGACACCACGCTGCGCCCCCGCGGGCTGCGCATGCGTCTCGAGGCACGGTGA
- a CDS encoding polyprenyl synthetase family protein encodes MTIAPARIPGVAASWLAAVEEGLAERVAGVPEPLTGPCRRIVTAPAKRLRPTLVLSAAACAGGGLTPATLGSAVAVELLHCSSLVHDDLIDAARARRGVPTVNGAEGAATAIVAGDALIALAGEVAAAVDARTAAAVSSTLSELCRGEARELAGRYRAGLSLAEVIGTIEAKTGALLRVACRLGAEAAGADPRLTAALDAFGLSFGTCLQLVDDVLDVVSTDDLLGKPTGADFAAGTVTAPAVHALAASPELRTLLRPGLDDHERRRVRSLLCEHGVGAAVALARDLARRSERTLTAAAGLGDDPTVRALAALPGRYVRRQLTTRVPPQHRHLLPALP; translated from the coding sequence GTGACGATCGCGCCGGCCCGGATCCCGGGCGTCGCGGCGTCATGGCTCGCCGCGGTCGAGGAGGGGCTCGCCGAGCGGGTCGCCGGCGTGCCCGAGCCGCTCACCGGGCCCTGCCGCCGGATCGTCACCGCGCCGGCCAAGCGCCTGCGGCCCACCCTCGTGCTGTCGGCGGCCGCGTGTGCCGGCGGCGGCCTCACCCCCGCGACCCTCGGCTCGGCGGTCGCGGTGGAGCTGTTGCACTGCAGTTCGCTGGTGCACGACGACCTGATCGACGCCGCCAGGGCCCGCCGCGGGGTGCCCACGGTGAACGGCGCCGAGGGAGCGGCCACGGCGATCGTCGCGGGCGACGCGCTCATCGCACTGGCCGGTGAGGTGGCCGCCGCTGTGGACGCCCGGACCGCGGCCGCCGTCTCGTCGACCCTGAGCGAGCTCTGCCGCGGCGAGGCACGCGAGCTGGCCGGCCGATACCGCGCCGGGCTGAGCCTCGCCGAGGTGATCGGCACCATCGAGGCGAAGACCGGGGCCCTGCTGCGCGTCGCCTGCCGGCTCGGTGCCGAGGCGGCCGGCGCCGACCCCCGGCTGACGGCCGCCCTGGACGCCTTCGGGCTGTCCTTCGGCACCTGCCTGCAGCTGGTCGACGACGTGCTCGACGTGGTCAGCACCGACGACCTGCTCGGCAAGCCCACCGGCGCCGACTTCGCCGCCGGGACCGTCACGGCCCCGGCCGTCCACGCGCTCGCGGCGAGCCCCGAGCTGCGCACCCTGCTGCGTCCGGGCCTCGACGACCACGAGCGGCGCCGGGTGCGGTCCCTGCTCTGCGAGCACGGCGTGGGCGCGGCGGTCGCCCTCGCCCGGGACCTGGCCCGGCGGTCGGAGCGAACGCTCACCGCGGCCGCGGGCCTCGGCGATGACCCCACGGTCCGTGCGCTGGCCGCGCTGCCCGGCCGGTACGTACGCCGTCAGCTCACCACCCGGGTCCCGCCGCAGCACCGGCACCTCCTCCCGGCCCTCCCGTGA
- a CDS encoding cytochrome P450, with translation MTSDVALPAGRLVFPFARTDVLRPDPIYRRLRAERPVARVTMANGVGAYLVTRYADVRVVLEDARFSRAALSRTAPGELVAYAPPAVPASTEDGHSMPYELVNRWFTARAVERLRPGTARIADELLDRLVATGPPADLVAAYTAVLPMTVIGELAGIPAADRPRLRDLAPLVTVDSPGAQSRAASATVFQYFRTALEQRRRVPADDLLGALVTAGHRRAGMRPERLATLAMRACLPAMHSVSVVLSKAVPILLRQPEVYAAVRVDDGLTAPVVEELLRLTTPASAALPRLARCDVELSGGTVPEGAVAVASLESANSDEEHYPDPERIVAGRGAADHTTFGRGSNFCLGAALARMEVQVAVAALARRLPGLALAVPESELPVRTGVIAPDVTALPVRW, from the coding sequence ATGACCAGTGACGTCGCGCTGCCCGCCGGCCGGCTCGTGTTCCCCTTCGCGCGTACCGACGTGCTGCGCCCCGATCCGATCTACCGGCGGCTGCGCGCCGAGCGTCCGGTCGCCCGCGTCACCATGGCCAACGGGGTCGGTGCGTACCTGGTCACCCGGTACGCCGACGTCCGCGTGGTGCTCGAGGACGCGCGGTTCAGCCGGGCCGCGCTGTCCCGGACGGCTCCCGGTGAGCTCGTCGCATACGCGCCGCCGGCCGTCCCGGCGTCCACTGAGGACGGCCACTCGATGCCCTACGAGCTGGTGAACCGGTGGTTCACGGCGCGGGCGGTGGAACGGCTGCGCCCCGGGACCGCTCGGATCGCGGACGAGCTGCTGGACCGCCTCGTCGCCACGGGACCGCCGGCCGACCTCGTCGCCGCGTACACCGCGGTGCTGCCGATGACCGTGATCGGCGAGCTGGCCGGCATTCCCGCCGCCGACCGGCCGCGGCTGCGGGACCTGGCGCCGCTGGTGACCGTCGACTCGCCCGGCGCGCAGTCGCGGGCGGCGTCCGCCACGGTGTTCCAGTACTTCCGGACGGCCCTCGAGCAGCGCCGCCGCGTCCCCGCCGACGACCTGCTCGGCGCGCTGGTCACGGCCGGCCACCGCCGCGCCGGGATGCGCCCGGAACGGCTGGCCACCCTCGCCATGCGGGCCTGCCTGCCGGCGATGCACTCCGTCTCGGTGGTGCTGAGCAAGGCCGTCCCGATCCTGTTGCGCCAGCCCGAGGTGTACGCGGCCGTACGCGTCGACGACGGTCTGACCGCGCCGGTGGTGGAGGAGCTGCTGCGGCTCACCACGCCCGCCTCCGCCGCGCTGCCCCGCCTCGCCCGCTGCGACGTGGAGCTCTCCGGGGGCACGGTGCCCGAAGGGGCGGTGGCCGTCGCGAGCCTGGAGTCGGCCAACAGCGACGAGGAGCACTACCCGGACCCGGAGCGCATCGTCGCCGGGCGCGGCGCCGCCGACCACACGACGTTCGGCCGGGGCAGCAACTTCTGCCTCGGCGCGGCCCTGGCCCGGATGGAGGTGCAGGTGGCGGTGGCGGCACTCGCGCGGCGGCTGCCCGGGCTCGCGCTCGCCGTGCCGGAGAGCGAGCTGCCGGTGCGTACCGGGGTGATCGCGCCGGACGTGACGGCGCTCCCGGTGCGGTGGTGA